In a genomic window of Methylovirgula sp. 4M-Z18:
- a CDS encoding toxic anion resistance protein, translating into MSEIAGSPRAVTLQTATAGSVPELANIYDSSHQIDVAHLGSDALAKLDQIVATVPKLDSAAVNAFGVEPQTRANQFLDQLLEGIQTGDAGPSGALLAELATGVKAINITGLQREAANGQSIMANFLQRLPWLGKYVSAFQAFKANYRKIIDHFSDIEKRGQSEMAKLTAMDSKMDRLVAENLSNLRELEVHLAAGQRILTRERERFAARRTAAITNNDPVELAAVRDFGEQINGFETRLLRLHMALTDAMQSIPQTRTAQTAGRIEYRNIMDTLLFDLPRLKAAIVRIAALKQISDASKSSDARRKLANSMAQAGVQALDDAYTKAKQSEGGALAEIAMMGDIADRIIGIVDKGAQIDVKNREERIKAQQALTQIKQKFAEGFIKSTANAVASSR; encoded by the coding sequence ATGTCTGAAATTGCCGGGTCTCCCCGAGCTGTTACCTTGCAGACCGCCACCGCGGGCAGCGTACCGGAACTCGCAAATATCTATGATTCCAGTCATCAGATCGATGTGGCGCATTTGGGCTCCGATGCGCTCGCCAAGTTGGATCAGATCGTTGCAACCGTGCCGAAGCTCGATTCCGCGGCGGTGAATGCGTTCGGCGTCGAGCCGCAGACCAGGGCCAATCAGTTCCTCGATCAGCTGCTGGAAGGCATCCAGACGGGGGATGCGGGCCCGAGTGGCGCGTTGCTGGCGGAACTCGCGACGGGAGTCAAAGCCATCAACATCACCGGCCTGCAGCGTGAAGCGGCGAACGGCCAGTCGATCATGGCCAATTTCCTGCAAAGATTGCCGTGGCTCGGCAAATATGTCTCGGCCTTTCAGGCCTTCAAGGCGAATTACCGCAAGATTATCGACCATTTCAGCGATATCGAAAAGCGCGGCCAGAGCGAAATGGCGAAACTGACCGCTATGGATTCGAAAATGGACCGGCTGGTCGCGGAAAATCTCAGCAATTTGCGCGAGCTCGAGGTTCATCTCGCCGCCGGCCAGCGCATCCTGACGCGCGAGCGCGAGCGTTTTGCTGCCCGGCGTACCGCCGCGATCACCAATAATGACCCAGTCGAGCTTGCCGCGGTGCGCGATTTCGGCGAACAGATCAACGGGTTCGAAACGCGGCTCTTGCGCCTTCACATGGCCTTGACCGATGCGATGCAGTCGATCCCGCAAACGCGCACGGCGCAGACCGCCGGCCGGATCGAATATCGCAACATTATGGACACGCTGCTGTTTGACCTCCCGCGCCTGAAAGCAGCAATCGTCCGCATTGCCGCGCTCAAACAAATCTCCGACGCGTCCAAGTCGAGCGACGCGCGGCGCAAGCTCGCAAACAGCATGGCCCAAGCCGGCGTGCAGGCGCTCGACGACGCCTATACGAAGGCCAAGCAAAGCGAGGGTGGGGCGCTCGCGGAAATTGCCATGATGGGCGATATTGCCGACCGTATCATCGGCATTGTCGACAAGGGCGCGCAAATCGACGTGAAAAACCGCGAGGAGCGCATCAAGGCGCAACAAGCGCTGACCCAGATCAAACAGAAATTTGCCGAAGGATTCATCAAGAGCACGGCCAATGCCGTTGCCTCATCGCGCTAG
- a CDS encoding ATP-grasp domain-containing protein has translation MNFVFFSPHFPSTGTEFCDRLKKAGATVLGIGDAPYDSLDPCLKAALSEYYRIPDMDNYDQTYRAMGHFIHKWGRIDRFESLNEHWLDLEAGIRTDFNIWGIRLDYVQNIKKKSRMRAAFRKAGVNVIAQKKTSERTGALDFISRVGYPIVVKPDSGAGAAHTYKISTPEELDEFFRIKPEGVSFVMEEFIDGLVGTFDGLVNRDGEIVFAASTRYDDSIMDVVNNNKHMSYTCLPEIELAVEEAGRKIVEAFDLKERFFHIELFETKAGKIIALEVNIRPPGGYMTDAINYSFDIDIYAEWANMVVKNQVGGPFKGKYYTAYASRKDHIRYLHSHGDVLAAHGDKIVRHNSIEKIFSRAMGNYAYQLRSTDSKALRHAVEYIQATEA, from the coding sequence ATGAACTTCGTGTTCTTTTCGCCGCATTTCCCGTCGACGGGCACGGAATTCTGCGATCGGTTGAAGAAGGCCGGCGCGACGGTGCTCGGCATCGGCGACGCGCCCTATGACAGTCTCGACCCCTGTCTGAAGGCCGCTCTGTCGGAATATTACCGCATTCCCGACATGGACAATTACGACCAGACCTACCGGGCGATGGGCCATTTCATTCACAAATGGGGCCGCATCGACCGCTTCGAGTCGCTCAACGAGCACTGGCTCGACCTCGAGGCCGGTATCCGCACCGACTTCAACATATGGGGCATCCGCCTCGACTACGTCCAGAACATCAAGAAGAAGAGCCGCATGCGGGCCGCCTTCCGCAAGGCCGGCGTCAATGTGATCGCCCAGAAGAAGACATCGGAGCGCACAGGCGCCCTCGATTTCATCAGCCGCGTCGGCTACCCGATCGTCGTCAAGCCCGATTCCGGCGCCGGCGCCGCGCATACCTACAAGATCTCGACCCCAGAGGAACTGGACGAGTTCTTCCGGATCAAACCGGAGGGGGTGAGCTTCGTCATGGAGGAGTTCATCGACGGGCTGGTGGGGACCTTCGACGGGCTGGTCAACCGGGACGGCGAGATCGTTTTCGCCGCGAGCACGCGCTACGATGACTCGATCATGGATGTGGTCAATAATAACAAGCACATGAGCTACACCTGCCTGCCGGAGATCGAGCTGGCGGTGGAGGAAGCCGGGCGCAAGATCGTCGAGGCGTTCGACCTCAAGGAGCGCTTCTTCCATATCGAGCTGTTCGAGACGAAGGCCGGCAAGATCATCGCGCTCGAGGTCAATATACGGCCGCCCGGCGGCTACATGACCGACGCCATCAACTACAGCTTCGACATCGACATCTATGCCGAATGGGCCAACATGGTGGTGAAGAACCAGGTCGGCGGCCCGTTCAAGGGCAAATATTATACCGCCTATGCCAGCCGGAAGGATCACATCCGCTATTTGCACAGCCATGGGGATGTGCTAGCCGCGCATGGTGACAAGATCGTCCGCCACAATTCGATAGAGAAGATTTTCAGCCGAGCCATGGGAAACTACGCCTACCAATTGCGTTCCACCGACAGCAAGGCCTTGCGCCACGCGGTGGAATATATCCAGGCGACGGAGGCGTAA
- a CDS encoding VWA domain-containing protein — protein MQFKLESFFNPHLPPGSRRMDAVLTVTASGAAQSSARRAVAIVLDNSTSMEIDQKMEAAKHAARRCIDLLPAGTLFCVVTFGTQAHVIMPLCEANDANRGQAHHLVQRITANGATFMSYGLETVRREFAKAPGAICYAYFLTDGQNNGDDTKPLERAINACKGVYQCDCRGVGVDWAPAQLRQISTALLGTADAVPKPEALEADFKACLARALAKGTGKVKLQIWRPASSRLVSLHQMNPEDIDILGLGQQVDPRTWEVSLGAWGTEARDYHAVFEIEAGEIADEMLVCRPSIRWDGDGSEEKAAGQPVVATWSNDADLTARINPEVAHYTGQAELASSIKEGLEARDRGNFDEATKLLGKAAKIAAESGNEEVTRRLSKVVDLVDASEGTVRLKRDAGKAEALELEMGGTRTVRRAKQSP, from the coding sequence ATGCAATTCAAGTTGGAAAGTTTCTTCAATCCGCATCTGCCACCGGGAAGCCGCCGCATGGATGCGGTGCTCACGGTCACGGCCAGCGGCGCGGCGCAATCTTCGGCGCGACGCGCGGTCGCCATCGTGCTCGACAATTCGACGTCGATGGAAATCGACCAGAAAATGGAAGCCGCCAAACATGCCGCCCGCCGCTGCATCGACCTGCTGCCGGCCGGCACCTTATTTTGTGTCGTCACCTTCGGCACGCAGGCGCATGTGATCATGCCCCTATGCGAGGCCAATGACGCCAACCGAGGCCAGGCGCATCATCTGGTGCAGCGCATCACCGCGAATGGCGCGACCTTCATGTCGTATGGGCTCGAGACGGTGCGGCGCGAGTTTGCCAAGGCGCCCGGCGCGATCTGCTACGCCTATTTTCTCACCGACGGGCAGAACAACGGCGACGATACGAAGCCGCTGGAACGGGCGATCAATGCCTGCAAAGGCGTCTATCAATGCGATTGCCGTGGCGTTGGGGTTGATTGGGCGCCGGCGCAATTGCGACAGATTTCGACCGCGCTGCTGGGCACGGCCGATGCCGTGCCGAAGCCCGAGGCGCTGGAGGCGGATTTCAAAGCCTGCCTGGCGCGGGCGCTGGCGAAAGGCACCGGCAAGGTGAAATTGCAGATATGGCGGCCGGCTTCCTCGCGCCTCGTCTCGCTGCATCAGATGAATCCGGAAGATATTGACATTCTTGGGCTCGGTCAGCAGGTCGATCCGCGCACCTGGGAAGTGTCGCTCGGTGCTTGGGGCACGGAAGCGCGCGACTATCATGCCGTGTTCGAGATCGAGGCAGGCGAGATCGCCGATGAGATGCTGGTGTGCCGCCCGTCAATCCGCTGGGACGGGGACGGCAGCGAAGAGAAGGCGGCCGGCCAGCCGGTCGTCGCCACCTGGAGCAATGATGCCGATCTGACGGCGCGGATCAATCCGGAAGTCGCACACTACACCGGCCAAGCCGAACTCGCGAGTTCGATCAAGGAAGGGCTTGAAGCGCGCGATCGCGGCAATTTCGACGAGGCGACCAAACTGCTGGGTAAGGCCGCAAAGATCGCCGCCGAATCCGGCAATGAGGAGGTCACCCGCCGCCTCTCTAAGGTCGTCGATTTGGTCGATGCGTCGGAGGGCACCGTGCGCCTGAAGCGCGATGCCGGCAAGGCGGAGGCGCTGGAGCTGGAAATGGGCGGCACGCGCACCGTCCGCCGCGCCAAGCAAAGCCCGTGA
- a CDS encoding FHA domain-containing protein: protein MAIYTCPKGHPSSDPDYCSECGLRLQPGPSTVASAPGAPVPQADLGSCPDCGTPRLAGARFCEVCRHDFSASSAAAAAAPLPPPASESAPAVAAPTPPQIASVPLAPNTGKAWSENLWAIIRCDRSMVTAPDAAVPFPEGEPDRAFPLDLDEMLLGRRNARRDVHPEIAIADPSVSGRHLKICRQTDGSRTIVDVGSSNGTKLNGAALQAGVETPLKAGDQIELGMWTRILIEAR from the coding sequence ATGGCGATCTATACTTGCCCAAAAGGCCATCCGTCGTCCGATCCAGACTATTGCTCCGAATGCGGCTTGCGCTTGCAGCCCGGGCCTTCGACAGTTGCCTCTGCGCCGGGTGCGCCCGTGCCGCAAGCGGATCTTGGGTCGTGTCCCGATTGCGGCACGCCGCGCTTGGCTGGCGCGCGGTTTTGCGAAGTTTGCCGGCACGATTTTTCAGCGTCATCGGCTGCTGCGGCCGCAGCGCCGCTACCCCCGCCAGCCAGCGAGAGCGCCCCGGCCGTCGCCGCGCCCACCCCGCCGCAAATTGCATCTGTCCCCCTTGCGCCGAATACGGGCAAGGCGTGGAGCGAAAATCTTTGGGCGATCATCCGCTGCGACCGCAGCATGGTCACCGCGCCCGACGCGGCGGTCCCTTTTCCCGAAGGTGAGCCGGACCGCGCATTTCCGCTCGATCTTGACGAAATGCTGCTCGGCCGGCGCAATGCGCGCCGCGACGTCCACCCCGAGATAGCGATCGCCGATCCCTCCGTCTCGGGCCGTCATTTGAAAATCTGCCGCCAAACCGACGGCAGCCGCACGATCGTCGATGTCGGCTCCAGCAACGGCACCAAGCTCAATGGTGCCGCATTACAGGCGGGCGTCGAGACGCCGCTGAAGGCGGGGGATCAGATCGAACTTGGCATGTGGACACGTATCCTGATTGAAGCGCGCTAA
- a CDS encoding nuclear transport factor 2 family protein: MEDQEIRAALDHHWAASDANDFEAEHQIYREDAVLEYPQSGEHIHGRQHIQSSRAAQPNQKRFTVRRIIGAGSLWVTEYILTYDGRPSYTVSIMEFLDGKVARETQYFGDPFEPGPSRAQWVGRMP; encoded by the coding sequence ATGGAAGACCAAGAGATTCGAGCAGCTCTGGATCACCACTGGGCCGCCTCCGATGCGAATGACTTCGAGGCGGAGCACCAGATTTATCGGGAGGACGCGGTGCTTGAATATCCTCAATCGGGCGAGCACATCCACGGGCGGCAGCATATTCAGTCGTCTCGTGCCGCGCAGCCGAACCAGAAGCGCTTCACGGTGCGGCGGATCATCGGCGCAGGCAGCCTCTGGGTCACCGAATATATCCTCACCTATGACGGGCGGCCGTCCTATACGGTGAGCATCATGGAGTTCCTCGATGGAAAGGTGGCCCGCGAGACTCAATATTTCGGCGACCCGTTCGAGCCTGGGCCTTCGCGCGCGCAATGGGTCGGGCGGATGCCGTGA
- a CDS encoding serine/threonine-protein kinase: MSALTCTHVNAKGVVCSGIIEDGVCGTCGRPATAGSLLAGVSATTSTAAKATAAFTSSTATHGTGKTSRRQTKGTTSRRQSLGGGLVSMPIMPSQDPMKLVMATPEVSLGKRRCPHCNTRVNRMKGFCPQCSEAYDFTPKLTSGDVIAGKYEIKGPIAFGGMGWVYLGWDNVLSRWVVLKGLLNTQDAEAAAAAVAERQFLAAVKHGRIVGIYDFVTHGAEGFMVLEYVGGRTLESIRDERGPLPVEEAISYILGILPAFGYLHTQGLVYCDFKPGNLMVENDDVKLVDMGAVRRIDDPDGAVFGTDGYSAKDAADNPTVSSDLYTIGRTLAVLCMDFLYKIVQETDATTGKVTTSRRMLSAYMNALPEQSSQPVLAQNNSFYRFLLRAIHDDPDMRFQSADEMEGQLFGVLREIVAVKSEPKPADSKVFFGDGLIDGADREGAAKPLARILPQLKMDAADPAASELLNLAAVIDPQRRLDALRNLRRKMPASAEVMLRTADTHISTGANEAALTVLADLLKQNEFEWRAYWYRGKALLQAGKAPEAKAAFDRVYFEMPGELAPKLALGFAAEAAGDVAEAQHFYQRVVQVDPGLAAACFGLARILKASKESASAARALEAVPSSHSMYVASRLALANVLIHAEQTPAQGFLERAGATLEALPKEGAIVHQLSARLISKAIDQIRSGQVPERRDAKLLGYPITLNALRQGAEKEYWHSARLATSAGEKAMWVDLAHKVRPITLF, translated from the coding sequence ATGAGCGCTTTGACCTGCACCCATGTGAATGCCAAAGGCGTCGTTTGCAGCGGGATCATCGAGGACGGCGTTTGCGGAACGTGCGGTAGACCGGCCACTGCGGGTTCGCTGCTGGCGGGCGTCAGCGCTACAACCAGCACCGCGGCCAAGGCGACAGCGGCCTTCACCAGTTCCACCGCAACGCACGGCACGGGCAAGACCAGCCGCCGACAAACCAAGGGCACCACCAGCCGGCGGCAATCCTTGGGCGGCGGCCTTGTTTCGATGCCGATCATGCCGAGCCAGGATCCGATGAAACTGGTGATGGCGACGCCGGAGGTCTCGCTCGGCAAGCGCCGTTGCCCGCATTGCAACACGCGGGTCAACCGCATGAAGGGCTTCTGCCCGCAATGTTCGGAAGCCTACGATTTCACGCCCAAGCTGACGTCCGGGGATGTCATCGCGGGCAAATATGAGATCAAGGGTCCCATCGCCTTCGGCGGCATGGGCTGGGTCTATTTGGGCTGGGACAATGTGCTCTCGCGCTGGGTCGTGCTCAAGGGCCTCTTGAACACGCAAGACGCGGAAGCGGCCGCAGCCGCCGTGGCGGAGCGGCAATTTCTAGCCGCCGTCAAGCATGGCCGCATCGTCGGCATCTATGATTTCGTCACCCACGGGGCGGAAGGCTTCATGGTGCTCGAATATGTCGGCGGCCGCACGCTTGAGAGCATCCGCGACGAACGCGGACCGTTGCCGGTGGAAGAGGCGATTTCCTATATCCTCGGCATTCTGCCGGCCTTTGGCTATTTGCATACGCAGGGCCTGGTCTATTGCGATTTCAAGCCCGGCAATCTGATGGTCGAAAATGACGACGTGAAGCTCGTCGATATGGGCGCGGTGCGCCGCATCGACGATCCAGACGGCGCTGTCTTCGGCACCGACGGTTATTCGGCCAAGGACGCGGCGGACAATCCGACCGTCTCCTCCGATCTTTACACGATCGGCCGCACGCTTGCCGTTCTGTGTATGGATTTCCTTTATAAGATTGTGCAGGAGACCGATGCGACGACCGGCAAGGTGACGACGAGCCGCCGCATGCTCTCGGCCTATATGAATGCGCTTCCGGAACAGAGTTCGCAGCCGGTGCTGGCACAGAACAATTCCTTCTACCGCTTCTTGTTGCGCGCCATCCACGATGATCCCGATATGCGCTTTCAAAGCGCCGACGAGATGGAGGGTCAGTTGTTCGGCGTGCTGCGCGAGATCGTCGCGGTCAAGAGCGAGCCGAAGCCGGCCGACAGCAAGGTGTTCTTCGGCGACGGGCTGATCGATGGGGCGGATCGGGAGGGCGCGGCCAAGCCGCTGGCGCGCATTCTGCCGCAGCTCAAAATGGATGCTGCCGATCCCGCAGCCAGCGAACTCCTGAATCTCGCGGCGGTGATTGATCCGCAGCGGCGGCTCGATGCCTTGCGCAACCTACGGCGCAAAATGCCGGCTTCGGCGGAGGTCATGTTGCGCACAGCCGACACCCATATCTCGACCGGCGCCAATGAGGCGGCGTTGACCGTTCTTGCCGATCTGCTCAAGCAAAACGAATTTGAGTGGCGCGCCTATTGGTATCGCGGCAAGGCGCTGTTGCAGGCTGGCAAGGCGCCAGAGGCGAAGGCGGCGTTCGATCGGGTCTATTTCGAAATGCCTGGCGAACTTGCCCCCAAACTGGCACTCGGCTTTGCGGCGGAAGCAGCTGGCGATGTGGCGGAGGCGCAGCATTTCTATCAGCGCGTCGTTCAGGTCGACCCCGGTCTGGCAGCCGCATGTTTCGGTTTGGCGCGCATTCTTAAGGCGTCGAAAGAATCCGCCAGCGCTGCGCGGGCGCTCGAAGCGGTGCCTTCCTCACACAGCATGTATGTGGCCTCGCGCTTGGCGCTCGCCAACGTGCTGATCCACGCCGAGCAGACGCCGGCCCAGGGTTTCTTGGAGCGCGCCGGCGCCACGCTCGAAGCGCTGCCGAAAGAGGGCGCAATCGTACATCAGCTTTCCGCGCGCCTGATCAGCAAGGCGATCGACCAGATCCGCAGTGGCCAGGTGCCGGAACGTCGCGACGCGAAATTGCTCGGCTATCCAATCACGCTCAACGCGTTGCGCCAGGGCGCCGAGAAGGAATATTGGCACTCCGCGCGCCTTGCGACCAGTGCCGGCGAAAAGGCCATGTGGGTGGATCTAGCTCATAAGGTGCGGCCGATCACATTGTTCTGA
- a CDS encoding esterase family protein: MEIAYHKGYSHSLGRDMEYKRYGHAGRPVVIFPTSQGRFYQFEDSGGVGALAEFIDTGRIQLFTVDGIDSESFFNKHADVAGRIARHEAYFRYIREEALPELVGTAAASNGQRWLKPVFSGCSMGGFHSSNFVFRHPDLASGVIALSGVYSTQDFFGDALDGDIYFNSMLNYLPGLSDEGTLARLRDLRLIFCCGQGAWEERMLADTRVLEKILREKGIPAWVDYWGGDVSHDWPWWQKQLPYFFGRWLDEDLKHRLA, from the coding sequence ATGGAGATCGCCTACCACAAAGGCTACAGCCACAGCCTCGGCCGCGACATGGAATACAAGCGCTATGGCCATGCCGGGCGCCCGGTCGTGATCTTTCCGACGTCGCAGGGCCGCTTCTATCAGTTCGAGGACTCCGGCGGGGTCGGCGCGCTGGCCGAATTCATCGACACCGGGCGCATCCAGCTTTTCACGGTCGACGGCATCGACAGCGAGAGCTTCTTCAATAAGCACGCGGACGTCGCCGGCCGCATCGCGCGGCACGAGGCTTACTTTCGTTATATCCGCGAGGAGGCGCTGCCGGAGCTCGTTGGGACAGCCGCCGCATCGAACGGCCAACGCTGGCTGAAGCCGGTCTTCTCCGGTTGCTCGATGGGCGGGTTCCACTCCTCGAATTTCGTTTTCCGGCATCCCGATCTGGCTTCGGGCGTGATTGCACTTTCAGGCGTCTATTCGACACAGGATTTTTTCGGCGACGCGCTGGACGGCGACATCTATTTCAATTCCATGCTCAACTACCTGCCGGGCCTGAGCGACGAAGGCACCCTGGCGCGGCTGCGCGACCTCCGGCTCATTTTCTGCTGCGGACAAGGCGCCTGGGAAGAACGGATGCTGGCCGACACGCGGGTGCTGGAAAAAATCCTGCGCGAGAAGGGCATTCCGGCTTGGGTGGACTATTGGGGCGGCGACGTTTCGCATGACTGGCCGTGGTGGCAGAAACAACTGCCCTATTTCTTCGGCCGCTGGCTAGATGAAGACCTCAAGCACCGGCTGGCATAG
- a CDS encoding cache domain-containing protein has protein sequence MFRKLVIGAVGAMAVLFSTTAFAQGTAADAKAMLEKTVAAIKADKAKTLDQINKDENGFLVGDIYPFCFNLSDGLLVANANLNVKQLLGKDVRTFKDPTGDLYGPRLYDEAKEGQINEVSYMSPKPGADKTWVPKASLVTAVAGLGCGVGYYK, from the coding sequence ATGTTTCGTAAACTCGTGATTGGCGCGGTAGGCGCCATGGCTGTCTTGTTCTCGACTACGGCATTCGCGCAAGGTACTGCGGCGGACGCTAAGGCCATGCTTGAAAAGACGGTTGCGGCCATCAAAGCCGATAAGGCCAAGACGCTCGACCAGATAAACAAGGACGAAAACGGCTTCCTTGTTGGCGACATCTATCCGTTCTGCTTCAATCTCAGCGACGGACTCCTCGTCGCGAATGCCAATCTCAACGTAAAGCAGTTGCTCGGCAAGGATGTGAGGACATTTAAGGACCCTACGGGCGACCTGTATGGCCCAAGGCTCTATGACGAGGCAAAAGAGGGCCAGATCAATGAGGTCAGCTACATGTCCCCCAAGCCCGGCGCTGACAAGACGTGGGTGCCGAAGGCGAGCTTAGTTACCGCGGTTGCCGGCCTGGGATGCGGCGTCGGTTACTACAAGTAG
- a CDS encoding DNA-3-methyladenine glycosylase → MGRADAVKPHSRKDGHPPLARMDLPIDTAALARYLIGKIVVRDLPEGVACGRIVETEAYVVGDAAGHAYRGMTRRNHSLFLEPGHAYVYLAYGVSYMLNVSSEASGIGAGVLIRALEPVEGIPIMQQNRGIERLRDLTRGPGRLAAALRIDRSLDGLDLCQEGPLWLGRDNHEPDEIGQSVRIGISHDADRRLRFYMRGSPFVSGPKSLNE, encoded by the coding sequence ATGGGTCGGGCGGATGCCGTGAAACCTCACAGCCGTAAGGATGGCCATCCGCCGCTCGCCCGCATGGACCTGCCGATCGATACGGCCGCTCTGGCCCGTTATCTCATTGGCAAAATCGTGGTGCGGGACTTGCCGGAAGGCGTCGCCTGCGGCCGCATTGTCGAGACTGAGGCCTATGTCGTCGGCGACGCCGCCGGGCACGCCTATCGGGGGATGACCCGGCGCAATCACTCGCTGTTTCTCGAGCCTGGGCACGCCTATGTCTATCTCGCCTATGGTGTCTCCTACATGCTGAATGTCTCAAGCGAGGCGTCCGGGATCGGAGCCGGTGTCCTCATCCGAGCACTCGAGCCGGTTGAAGGCATCCCGATCATGCAGCAAAATCGCGGCATCGAGCGCTTGCGTGACTTAACGCGCGGGCCAGGAAGGCTCGCCGCAGCGTTGCGCATTGATCGCTCGCTCGATGGGCTCGATCTCTGCCAAGAAGGGCCGCTATGGCTCGGACGCGATAACCACGAACCCGACGAAATCGGGCAGAGTGTCAGGATCGGCATTTCGCACGATGCTGACCGCCGCCTGCGATTCTATATGAGGGGCAGTCCCTTCGTCAGCGGTCCAAAGTCCCTCAATGAATAA
- a CDS encoding ferredoxin--NADP reductase: MSNFNEETVLGVHHWTDTLFSFKTTRNPTFRFRNGEFTMIGLKAGERPLLRAYSVASANYEEELEFFSIKVQDGPLTSRLQHLKKGDSIIVSRKATGTLVIDNLLGGRNLYLVGTGTGLAPFLSVIKDPETYERFEKVVLVHGCRHVTELAYGEMITKHLPNDELLGEMVRSQLIYYPTVTRDPFRNRGRITELMKSGRLFTDIGLPQLEAEKDRVMICGSPGLLVDTKELLLNRDFVEGNHGTPGHFVIEKAFAER; encoded by the coding sequence ATGAGCAATTTTAACGAGGAAACGGTCTTGGGTGTGCACCACTGGACCGATACGCTATTCAGCTTCAAAACCACGCGCAATCCGACGTTCCGCTTCCGGAATGGTGAATTCACAATGATTGGCCTGAAGGCGGGCGAGAGGCCGCTGTTGCGCGCGTATAGCGTCGCAAGTGCGAACTACGAGGAGGAGCTGGAATTCTTCTCAATTAAGGTTCAGGATGGACCACTGACATCGCGGCTTCAACACCTGAAAAAGGGCGACAGCATTATCGTCAGCCGCAAGGCGACGGGGACCCTGGTGATCGACAATTTGCTCGGTGGACGAAATCTTTATCTCGTCGGCACCGGCACAGGCCTCGCGCCGTTCCTGAGCGTGATTAAAGATCCCGAGACATACGAGCGTTTCGAAAAGGTCGTTCTGGTTCACGGCTGCCGCCATGTGACTGAACTCGCTTATGGCGAGATGATCACCAAGCACCTTCCGAACGACGAACTGCTCGGCGAGATGGTGCGCAGCCAGCTTATCTATTATCCGACGGTGACGAGAGACCCGTTTCGAAACCGAGGCCGTATTACCGAACTGATGAAAAGCGGAAGGCTCTTCACAGATATTGGCCTACCGCAGCTCGAAGCCGAAAAAGATCGCGTCATGATCTGTGGCAGTCCGGGATTGCTCGTCGACACGAAGGAACTTTTGCTCAACCGCGATTTCGTTGAAGGGAATCACGGTACGCCGGGACATTTTGTCATTGAGAAAGCGTTCGCCGAACGCTGA
- a CDS encoding IS5 family transposase, whose product MRYELADYEWIAIKPMLPNKPRGVPRLNDRRVLNGIFWVLRSGAPWRDLPELFGPYTTCYNRFVRWRRAGVWGRIVDALAAAHDAAVQMIDTLIVRVHQHGACITRNQRQSMGRSRGGLTSKIHAVVDSNGLPVRLALSPGEAHDVRLAGKLLSRLKPGSMLLADRGYDADWIRELAMKKGAWANIPPKSNRSDPICFSPYLYRARNQVERFFNRIKQCRRVATRYDRLAGNYLAFVQLASIRLWLAARYKSTP is encoded by the coding sequence ATGCGCTACGAACTCGCCGATTATGAATGGATTGCAATCAAGCCCATGCTGCCGAACAAGCCGCGTGGCGTTCCTCGGCTTAACGACCGTCGTGTCCTCAATGGCATCTTCTGGGTCTTGCGCTCCGGAGCACCTTGGCGTGATCTGCCCGAGTTATTTGGTCCGTATACCACTTGCTACAACCGCTTCGTCCGTTGGCGGCGGGCTGGTGTCTGGGGCCGCATCGTAGACGCACTTGCTGCTGCCCACGATGCCGCTGTCCAAATGATCGACACCTTGATTGTCCGCGTGCATCAGCATGGAGCCTGCATCACTAGGAATCAGCGCCAATCGATGGGAAGGTCACGCGGCGGCTTGACTAGTAAAATCCACGCGGTGGTCGATAGCAACGGTTTGCCGGTACGGTTGGCGTTGAGCCCCGGCGAGGCCCACGACGTTCGACTTGCCGGAAAACTGCTCTCTCGTCTGAAGCCCGGGTCAATGCTGCTTGCCGACCGTGGCTATGACGCCGACTGGATAAGAGAGCTGGCCATGAAAAAGGGGGCGTGGGCCAACATCCCCCCGAAAAGCAATCGCAGCGACCCGATCTGCTTCAGCCCGTACCTTTATCGCGCTCGCAACCAAGTCGAACGGTTCTTCAACAGGATCAAACAATGTCGTCGTGTGGCGACGCGCTACGACAGGCTTGCGGGAAACTACCTTGCCTTCGTCCAACTCGCATCTATCCGGCTATGGTTGGCCGCGCGTTATAAGTCCACGCCCTAA